In Conger conger unplaced genomic scaffold, fConCon1.1 SCAFFOLD_74, whole genome shotgun sequence, a single window of DNA contains:
- the LOC133120035 gene encoding glutathione S-transferase A-like isoform X2 has product MAKDMILYWGSGSPPCWRVMIALEEKGLQGYHHKLLSFEKQEHKSKEVMDINPRGQLPTFKHGNRVVNDSYAACLYLENQFRSQGTPLILDGAEEQARMYQRMFEAQNLQQKLSDVLYYTWRVPEAERHDSAVKRNREALSAELQLWEQQCALGCPRTDTLGWGSTTPY; this is encoded by the exons ATGGCGAAAGATATGATCCTGTATTGGGGCTCCGGTTCGCCGCCGTGCTGGCGCGTGATGATCGCCCTGGAGGAGAAGGGTTTGCAGGGGTACCACCACAAGCTCCTCTCCTTTGAGAAGCAGGAGCACAAGTCCAAAGAAGTCATGGACATCAACCCGCGGGGACAG ctccccaccttcaagcacggAAACAGGGTCGTGAACGACTCTTACGCCGCCTGCCTGTACCTGGAG AACCAGTTCCGATCACAGGGAACGCCGCTGATCTTGGACGGGGCCGAGGAGCAGGCTCGGATGTACCAGCGCATGTTTGAGGCTCAGAATCTCCAGCAGAAACTCA GTGATGTCCTCTACTACACCTGGCGTGTTCCTGAAGCCGAGAGACATGATTCTGCAGtgaagaggaacagagaggcTCTGAGTGCTGAGCTCCAGCTGTGGGAgcaacag TGCGCTTTGG gcTGTCCCAGGACAGATACCCTCGGCTGGGGCAGTACTACTCCCTACTGA
- the LOC133120035 gene encoding glutathione S-transferase A-like isoform X1, with product MAKDMILYWGSGSPPCWRVMIALEEKGLQGYHHKLLSFEKQEHKSKEVMDINPRGQLPTFKHGNRVVNDSYAACLYLENQFRSQGTPLILDGAEEQARMYQRMFEAQNLQQKLSDVLYYTWRVPEAERHDSAVKRNREALSAELQLWEQQVGEGPFLAGKSFSLADVIVFPVIAYAVRFGLSQDRYPRLGQYYSLLKNRPSIMASWPPHWVENPQGMDTLEGL from the exons ATGGCGAAAGATATGATCCTGTATTGGGGCTCCGGTTCGCCGCCGTGCTGGCGCGTGATGATCGCCCTGGAGGAGAAGGGTTTGCAGGGGTACCACCACAAGCTCCTCTCCTTTGAGAAGCAGGAGCACAAGTCCAAAGAAGTCATGGACATCAACCCGCGGGGACAG ctccccaccttcaagcacggAAACAGGGTCGTGAACGACTCTTACGCCGCCTGCCTGTACCTGGAG AACCAGTTCCGATCACAGGGAACGCCGCTGATCTTGGACGGGGCCGAGGAGCAGGCTCGGATGTACCAGCGCATGTTTGAGGCTCAGAATCTCCAGCAGAAACTCA GTGATGTCCTCTACTACACCTGGCGTGTTCCTGAAGCCGAGAGACATGATTCTGCAGtgaagaggaacagagaggcTCTGAGTGCTGAGCTCCAGCTGTGGGAgcaacag GTAGGGGAGGGGCCGTTCTTGGCAGGAAAGTCCTTCTCATTGGCTGATGTCATTGTGTTCCCTGTCATCGCCTATGCAGTGCGCTTTGG gcTGTCCCAGGACAGATACCCTCGGCTGGGGCAGTACTACTCCCTACTGAAGAACCGCCCCAGCATCATGGCATCCTGGCCCCCCCACTGGGTGGAGAATCCCCAGGGCATGGACACGCTGGAGGGTCTCTGA